Below is a window of Leisingera sp. S132 DNA.
TGGATATTGCGGGGCCTTTGCGCCTTGACAGCGTTCGCAAAGCGAACATTGTTGCCAGCATCCGCACAATGCCCGGCCGGGCAGCGGCATGACGGGAACAGAACGGGACGGCCAGGTAATGACAGCGGCAGATCAGGACAGGAATATTTCGTCAAGCTTTGCCAAGGGGCTGGCGGTACTGGCGGTGTTTGACGCCGAGACCCCCAGCATGACGCTGGCAGAGATTGCCCGGCGCAGCGGCCAGGACCGCGCCACCGCCCGCAGGGGCGCGCTGACGCTGGTGCAGGCGGGCTATCTGCGCCAGGACGGGCGGATGCTGTCGCTGACGCCGCGGGTGCTGGCACTGGCGGGCGGGTTCCTGCAGGCCAACCAGTTCGGCCGCCGGGTGCAGCCGGTTCTGAACCGCCACGCCCGGCAGATGGAAATCGAGGTGACGCTGGCGATGCTGGATCAGGGCCGGGTGCTGCTGCTGGCGCAATCCACTGTCGAGCACGGTCACATCACCTATGGCTTCACCGCCGGTTCGCATATTCCGCTGGCGCACACCAGCCTGGGGCGGATGCTGCTGGCCGGGCTGCCGGAGGACGAGGCTGCCCAGCTGCTGGCAGAAACGGACCTTCCGCGCCACACAGAGGCCTCGCTGACCGATCCCGCCGCCATTCTCGAGCGCGTGGCAGGCGCCCGCGCGCAGGGGTATTGCCTGACGGACAGCGAATTCGAGTCCGGGATCACCGGCTATGCGGTGCCGGTGTCGCGGCCCGGCCAGACGCCAATCGTGGCCGGCTGTTCTGCGCCGCGGGGCCAGCAGCCGGAGGCGGATGCCGAGCGGCTGCTGCGCGGGCTGCAGCTGTGCGCGGCAGAGCTGCGCCAGGCGGAAGCGGTGGATCACCTTTAGGGTCAGGACCCTAAGCAGCACCTTGCAAAGCCCCTGCCCTGCGCTAGGCTGAGGCCAGTGATTTCCGCAGGAGCATTTCGATGATGAAACAGACTGCATTGGCAGCGGCACTTTGCGCTGCGCTGGCCCCGGCTGCCGGGGCCAAGGGCGTAGAAGGCAAGCAGGTTACCGTGCTGGGCCGCGATTGGGTGGTGGCCCCGGTGGAGGACGACCCGGGCCGCTACAGCGCCACCCGGATGAACCTGGAGCATTTGGCCTTCCGCCCGCCCGCGGTGCTGACCGCGCGCCAGGCGGTCAGGGCCATTCGCACCGCTACCGGCTGCAGCGTCAACCTGGACACGATGGTGCGCAACATCACCGGCACCTACTATGCCCGGGTGATCTGCCGCAAATAGGAACATGCCTGTCGCTTGCGCGGTTTGGCAGGGTTTTTCTGAAACATCCTCTTGGGAAATGTGATCATTTTCCGGAGGACAGCGGATTGAGCGGCGCCAATGCGCCTGCCATAGATTGCCCATGAAACTTGCTATCAACGGATTCGGCCGCATCGGCCGCGCCATCCTGCGCCAGATTCTGACCACCGCGCGCGGAGACGGCATCGAAGTGGTGCGGATCAATGATATCGCACCCTTGGACATGTGTGCCTATCTGTTTCAGTACGACAGCACCTTTGGCCCTTTTGCCCATCCGGTGGAGCATGGCGGCGATGCGCTGCAGGTGATGGGCCGGTCCATCCCTGTCAGCCATGAACCGGATCTGACCAAGGTGGACCTGAGCGGCGTCGATCTGGTGCTGGAATGCACTGGCATTGCGCGGACGTCCGATGTGGCGGAGCGCGGTCTGAAGGCGGGCGCTGCCAAGGTGCTGATCTCCGGCCCCTCCCCGGCGGCTGAGCTGACCGTGGTGCTGGGCGCCAACGAGGAGACCCTGGGCGATGCGCGGATCGTCTCCAATGCCTCTTGCACCACCAACGGGCTGACGCCGCTGGTCAAACTGCTGGACAGCATCGCAGGTATCGACACCGCGCATATGACCACCATCCACTGCTACACCAACTCGCAGCCGATGGTGGACGCGCCGCGCGGCGATTTCGCGCGCTCGCGCGGTGGCGCGCAGTCGATGGTGCCGACCACCACCTCCGCCATGCATCTGATCGACGAGGTGCTGCCGCATCTGAAAGGCCGGGTCAGCGGCGCCGCGGTGCGGGTGCCGACGGCCAGTGTTTCAGCGGTGGACCTTGTGGCGCAGCTGAAAACCCCGATGAAGGCAGCGGAGTTCGACGCCGCCCTGCGCGAGGGTGTTGCCGCGTCCAAGGTGCTGGGCTGGACCGACATGCCGCTGGTCTCCTCCGACCTGCGGGCGCGGCCTGAATCGCTGGTGATTGCCGGGCCGGAAACCCGCATGGCCGGAGAAAGCCAAGTGCGGGTCTTCGGCTGGTATGACAACGAATGGGGGTTCTCCGCCAGGATGCTGGATGTGGCGCGGCTGATGGCCGGGTAATCCCTTGTCCACCGCCCCGGCTGCAAGCCCGCCTTTGGCGGGCTTTGCTATTCCTGCGGGCAGCGCCGCTTGCCGGCCAGGCGCAGCCAGCGGAAGATCAGCGTCAGCGCCAGCATGCAGACAGCAAGGCCGATCAGATCGCCCGCGGCATAGACCGCCATGACCGGCATCTGATCGCCGGGAAAGATGAGGCCCGAAAACACCACCGACTGCCCCGCCGAGTTGATCAGCGAGGCAAGCGCGCCAATAGCAAGCAGGCTGGTCCAGGAAATCCGCCGCGACTGGCCGGCATAAAGGGTCCAGCCGAACATCCCCGCGATTTCAAAGGCCGCAAAGGCTGAAACCGCGCTCACGGCAATGGATTGCAGAAGCACCGGCTCCATCACCTGCCGCACGCCGTCGTCGGTGAAAATCAGTTCCGACAGGAACGCGCCGGCGGCCAGCGGCAGCACCGCACGCCATCCCAGCAGCCAGACCGCCAGCACCCGCACCCCGTGGGGCAGGTAGACCAGGCTGGCAAAGACCGTGATTTCCGGCAGGAACACCCCCTGCACGGGGGTCACAACCCAGGCAGTGAGGCCGTGGCAGATGATATAAGCGGCGGTGATCACCGCAAAACTTTGAAGGCCAGCAAACAGCTGCAAAACTCGTCTCATGCCGCTCCCTTTAGACGGGAGCGGGAAAACCTGCAATCCGCGGAATGCAGGACCGGTGCGGCGCCGTCACTTTGCCGCAGGATTGAAACTCACCACGTAATGCTTGGCCTTGCTGCCGCCGGCCCGCTTGATCAGCCCCAGCTCCAGCAGCGACTTGAGCGTGCGGTGGAAGGTGGCCTGGGCGAGCCCCTTGACCAGCCGGTGATTGCGGATCTGTTCGGATTGCACCGCCTCGCCCGGCGTCTTTGTCAGCGCATTGGCCGCCAGCAGCACATCCCGCTCTGACCGGCTCAGGCGGTCCAGGCCAAGATCACGCTCCATCTGGTGAAGCATGTCGCGAAGTTCGAAAATTGGTCTCAACCGGTCCAAAACCGCTCTCCCGGATCCTCATAAACCGCGCCCCGGCAGGGCCAGGGTGAAATGATACCACACAACTTTATCAAACTGACAATTATATGGACAGTAAAATCATGCGTGGTATCATTCCAGTCAGGCTGGCTGCGTTGTGAGTGGTGGCTGCGCCTGACGTTGCTCTTGTTCTTTGTTAAACAGTGACAGCTCCGGCGGGATACCCGCTGGAGCTGGTTTAACTTATCACATACCCCGTTCCGCTTTCCAATGCTGATTGGCTGCCGCCGCAGCCCCGCCGCCCATGCGCGGCAATCCGCCGTTGCCGGACGCCGGCGGATTGCCGCCGCTTTGCCGGTTCCATCCCTCAATTTTCCCGTGCTAGGCTTGCTTTGGAACGCCTGGGCCTCAGCCGGGGTCAGGCGGCAATTTTACGCCCGCTGCCGGAGCAGACATGAATTTTCCCTTTCGCCCGCGCCCCTTGGCGTGCGCTCTCGCCTTCAGTCTCCTGACCCTGCCGGCGCTGCCGGGCAACGCGGCCGAAGCAACCTTGCAAGCCCCCGGTGCGGACGCGGCCCTTGCGGAAAAGCTGCGCGGCGCGTCGGCTTCGGTTGCGGCCAGCGGCGAGACCAGCGTGCAGGAACTGCTGGCAGCCGCGCTGTCGGATTACCGGACGCTGGTCCAGGTGCTTTATGATGCCGGGCATTTCTCGCCGGTGGTGAACATCCGCCTGGACGGGCGCGAGGCCGCGCAGATTCAACCGCTGAACCCGCCGAAGACCGTAAATAAAGTTGAAATCACCGTAAAACCCGGCCCGCGGTTCGCCTTTGGCCGGGCCGAACTGGC
It encodes the following:
- a CDS encoding type I glyceraldehyde-3-phosphate dehydrogenase, producing MKLAINGFGRIGRAILRQILTTARGDGIEVVRINDIAPLDMCAYLFQYDSTFGPFAHPVEHGGDALQVMGRSIPVSHEPDLTKVDLSGVDLVLECTGIARTSDVAERGLKAGAAKVLISGPSPAAELTVVLGANEETLGDARIVSNASCTTNGLTPLVKLLDSIAGIDTAHMTTIHCYTNSQPMVDAPRGDFARSRGGAQSMVPTTTSAMHLIDEVLPHLKGRVSGAAVRVPTASVSAVDLVAQLKTPMKAAEFDAALREGVAASKVLGWTDMPLVSSDLRARPESLVIAGPETRMAGESQVRVFGWYDNEWGFSARMLDVARLMAG
- a CDS encoding IclR family transcriptional regulator C-terminal domain-containing protein is translated as MTGTERDGQVMTAADQDRNISSSFAKGLAVLAVFDAETPSMTLAEIARRSGQDRATARRGALTLVQAGYLRQDGRMLSLTPRVLALAGGFLQANQFGRRVQPVLNRHARQMEIEVTLAMLDQGRVLLLAQSTVEHGHITYGFTAGSHIPLAHTSLGRMLLAGLPEDEAAQLLAETDLPRHTEASLTDPAAILERVAGARAQGYCLTDSEFESGITGYAVPVSRPGQTPIVAGCSAPRGQQPEADAERLLRGLQLCAAELRQAEAVDHL